TTGGTCGGTATCAGGTCTTCTCGCGACAGCTTCAGCGGCAGCAGTAGCGCCGCGGCAATGTAGATAGACGAGAACGTGCCAACCCCGATGCCAACCAGCAGCGCAATAGCAAAGTTTTCGATCATATCTCCGCCCAGCAGCAGCAGAGCGAGCAGTACCAGTATGGTGGTGCCCGATGTTGCCAGTGTGCGGGAAAGCGTGGCGTTAATTGCTTCGTTAAAGATCTGCGGCATATCATCGATTCGAGAGGTTCTAATTGTCTCGCGAATGCGGTCATAAACCACGATCGTATCGTTTAGCGAATAACCGATCACCGCCAAAATGGCTGCCAGTACGGTCAGGTCGAAATCGAGCTGGAAGAGGGCGAAAACGCCCACGACGATGACGACATCGTGTAGCAACGCCACCAAGGCACCAATCGCAAACTTGTACTGAAAGCGCAGCGCGACGTAAACCATGACAACGCCCAATGCGACCAGCAGGCCTAGACCGCTTTGGTCGCGCAGCTGATCGCCTACCTGGGAGCCCACGAATTCAGCGCGAACAAGGTTTACGCTTTCGCCACTCGCTTGCAGTAGGCTAACGACTTCGCCACCCACGTCAGCATCAAACGCCTGCTGTAGGCGAATCAAAATTTCCGTCGATCCGCCAAACGTCTGCACGGAAACATCTTGGAAGCCGCTCTGTTCGAGCAGCACGCGAATTGCATCGAGTGAGGGCGCTGCGCCGTAGCGCACCTCAATCAGCGTGCCGCCGGTAAAGTCCAATCCCAGGTTGAGCTGCTGGAATAGGATGGCGCCAATCGACACAATTAATAGTACAGCGGAGACGGCAAACGCGATGTTGCGCCGTCCCATAAAGTCGATTCGCAGGTGTGATAGGGGTTTCATTACCACCTCTTAAGTTCTGGGCTAAGCACAGGAATTAAATCCATGCTTTTCAAATCCACAGCTTTTTGACGGGCTTGCTGCCATAGATCAAGTTGACCATGGCGCGAGTCACCATTAACGCGGTGAACAGCGACGTCAAAATACCGATAGAAAGCGTGACAGCAAATCCTTTAACCGGGCCGGAGCCAATCGAAAATAGGATGATGGCCACAAGCAGCGTGGTGATGTTGGCGTCAACGATCGAGGTGAACGCGCGTTCATAGCCCGCTTGAATCGCCTGCTGAACCGATAAGCCGTTACGCAGTTCTTCACGTATTCGCTCAAAAATTAGCACGTTGGCATCCACCGCCATGCCCAGCGTCAGCACTATGCCGGCAATGCCTGGCAGTGTCAGCGTCGCGCCCAGCATCGACATTACCGCGACCAGCAGCGTTAAGTTCAGCGCCAGCGCAATGTTGGCAAACACACCAAAAACTTTGTAGCGCGCCAGCATAAATAGCACGATTAGCAGCAGGCCAACCTGAACCGACAGCAGGCCACGCTCAATGTTTTCAGCGCCCAGGCTTGGCCCAATTGTGCGCTCTTGCACAAAGTAGATAGGCGCTGCTAGCGAGCCAGAGCGCAATAGCAGCGCAAGCTCGGAAGATTCTGTTGGCGAGTCTAGGCCGGTAATGCGAAAGCTGTTGCCCAGTGCGCTTTGAATCGTGGCTAAGCTAATCAGGCCGCGCTCAACGTAAGGCTCGCGTTCAAGCGTTTCTTCGCCCGTTTCCGGGTCAACCACCACGGTGTCTTCGCTTTTATGCTCAATGAACAGCACTGCCATATTGCGACCAATATTGGTGCGCGTGGCGCGGTTCATCAGCGTGCCGCCGGTGCCGTCTAGGTTGATGTTGACCTGGGGACGGCCATTTTCATCAAAGCTGTTGCTGGCGCTGGAAACACTGTCACCGGTAATGATGACATCACGCATTAGCTCAGCGCTGCGTGCTGAATCATTCCGAAACGTCAGCGTTTCTGTTTCGTTAGCCGGCGTGTCGTTACGCGCCTCTAGGCGAAACTCAAGGTTGGCGGTCGCGCCGACAATGCGCTTCGCGGCAACGGTATCCTGAACGCCAGGTAGTTCAACCACAATTTGATTGGGGCCTTGGCGCTGCACCATGGGCTCAGCAACGCCCAGCTCATTGACCCGATTGCGCAGCGTGGTCAAGTTCTGGTTGATCGCGTAGTCCTGAATTTCACTGATCGACTGATCGCTTAATGTCATCACTAAGCTAGAGGCGCGGCCATCTCCTGCATTGGAATACTCAAAGTCAGGAAAGTCGCGAGTGATCAGTCGGCGTGCCGTGTCACGGTCTTCGGCGCTGGCAAAGTCGATCGAGAGTGAGCGATCTTCTACGTCGGTATTGCGGTAGCGGATACGCTCGCTGCGCAGCAGCTCGCGCATGGCGCTGGCGTTGACTTCAAGGCGCTGGGTTAGTGCGGCCTCCATGTCCACTTCAAGCAAGAAGTGCACGCCGCCACGTAAATCCAGACCAAGCGTCATGGGCGAGGCAGAAAATGACTGCAGCCAGCTTGGGGTCGCTTCAGCAAGATTTAATGCCACGGTGGCATCACTGCCGAGTATTTCAGTGGCAATGTCGCGAGCGTTGAGCTGGTCATCGTCATGGCGCAGACGAATGAGCCATTGCCCGTTCTCTTCTTCGATTGCTTTGATGTCAATGTCGCTTTCAGTTAAAGCGGCTTCAACAAGGTTAATCTGGCGTTCGTCCAGCGAGTCGCCTTGGGCGCTGCTGATTTGGACGGCGGGATCTTCGGGGAATAGATTGGGAAGCGAGTAGATAAGGCCGACCGCCAGGACGACGAGTATCAGCAGATACTTCCACAGGGGGTAACGGTTGAGCATGCAAGCCCTGCCTTCAATTACAAACGGAATGCTGTGCACAGACTCGCCGTGCACAGCATGGTTCACCATCATTCATACCATGTCACCCCTGCCGGGGTGGCTGGCACTGTGTCGGCAGGGGTGTTGAAAGCATTAGATGGACTTGATAGTGCCTTTAGGCAGTACGGCAGCAACGGCATTTTTCTGCACGTTAACTTCGGTGCCTTCAGAGATCTCGATGGTCAGGAATTCGTCGCTCACTTTAGAGATACGACCCACCAAACCGCCGCCAATGACGATCTCGTCACCTTTGTCCAGGTTAGTGACCAGCTGCTTGTGCTGCTTGGCACGTTTGGCTTGCGGGCGCCACAGCAGGAAGTAGAAAATCAGCACGAAGCCAACCAGCATGACGATTTGCGCAATACCACCGCCAGCGGCGGCTTCTTGGGCATGGGCTGGTGAGATGAAGAAATCCAGCATTGCAGAGAACTCCTGAGTTAGAAAACGTCTAGGTTATAAAAAGCTTGGTCAAACAGTTTAAACCACGCGCCAAGGCACGTGGCGATTAATTCGTTAGATTTGCGCTAGGGGAGGCACCGGCAGGCCGCGCCGAGCATAGAAACCTTCCACAAAGGTCGTCAATGTACCCGCTTCAATTGCCGCGCGCAAATCAGCCATTACACGCTGGTAGTAGCGTAAGTTGTGAATGGTGTTAAGCATTGCACCGAGCATTTCATTGCAGCGGTCCAAGTGATGTAAGTAGCCCCGCGAAAAATGTTGGCAGGTATGGCAATCGCACTCTTCATCAAGCGGACGCGTATCAAATCGATGCTTAGCGTTACGAATTTTGACCGTGCCATCGGACGTGAATAGGTGGCCGTTACGCGCATTGCGGGTGGGCATCACGCAATCGAACATATCCACACCGCGGCGCACGCCTTCTACGAGATCTTCAGGCTTGCCGACACCCATTAAATAGCGCGGCTTGTCATCGGGCATCCAGGTAGGCAGGTAGTCGAGAACCTTGATCATCTCTTCTTTAGGTTCGCCAACGGAAAGCCCGCCAATCGCTAGGCCGTCAAAGCCGATGTCCAGCAATCCTTTGAGCGAACGCTCGCGAAGCTCAGGATGCATGCCGCCTTGAATAATGCCAAACAGAGCAGAAGGCGACTCGCCGTGGGCATCACGTGAACGCTTGGCCCAGCGCAGCGATAGCTCCATGGACTTTTCGGCTTCTTCAAGGGTCGCCGGGTAGGGCGTGCACTCGTCGAAAATCATGACCACGTCGGAACCCAGCGAGCGCTGAACAGCCATGGACTCTTCCGGCCCCATAAAGACTTTGCTGCCATCGACCGGCGAGCGAAAGTGCACGCCCTGCTCGGTGATTTTGCGCGTCTTGCCCAGCGAAAAGACCTGGAAACCGCCGGAGTCGGTAAGAATCGGCTTGTCCCACTGGGCGAAATCGTGCAGGTCACCGTGGGCTTCAATCACCTCGGTGCCGGGGCGCAGCCACAGGTGAAACGTATTGCCCAGAATGATTTCAGCGCCGGTCTCTTTAATCGAGTCGGGCGTCATGCCTTTTACCGTTCCGTAAGTGCCGACCGGCATAAACGCAGGTGTTTCAACCGTGCCGCGGGGAAAGTGCAGGCGACCGCGGCGTGCGCGGCCATCCTCAGCCAGGCGCTCAAAGCGCATAAAACATTCGTTTCGCATAAAGATAACTCGTTAATCTCGTTCGTTTGGCGCGGCTTGTGCAAGGTTGGTGAAGCAATTGCTAACGGGTCAATAGCATGGCGTCGCCGTAGCTAAAGAACGCATAGTGCTCGGCCACCGCCTGCTGATAGGCGTGCATGATGGTGTCGTAGCCCACAAAGGAAGAGACCAGCATTAGCAGAGTGGATTCAGGCAAATGGAAGTTGGTAATTAAAGCATCCACACAGCGCCATTGATAACCGGGATAGATAAAAATGTCGGTATCACCGCTGTACGGCGCGATCTGCCCATCACTGCTTTTTTGGCAGGCGCTTTCCAGGCAGCGCACGCTCGTCGTCCCCACCGCCACGACCCGTTTTCCAGCGGCCAGGGTGTCACGCACTTGCTGACAGGTAGCCTCAGAGACTTCAATCCACTCGCTGTGCATATGATGCTCAAGGATATTATCCACACGCACCGGCTGAAAGGTACCGGCGCCCACATGCAGTGTCACAAAGGCGCGATTAACGCCTTTGTCAGCGAGGGCGTCCAGCAGCGGCTGATCAAAGTGCAGCCCTGCGGTGGGTGCCGCTACTGCGCCATCACGTCGCGCATAAACGGTTTGGTAACGTTCACGGTCGCTGATTTCGTCTTCGCGGGTGATATAGGGCGGCAGCGGCATATGACCGTGCTGCTCAAGCAGCGCAATCATTGGCGTGTCGCCTAAAAAGCGCAGTTCGAACAGCGCGTCGCGGCGGCCTTCTACAATCGCGTGAACATCACCTTCAAAAATCAATTCCGTGCCGGGCTTGGGTGACTTGCTAGAGCGAATGTGCGCCAAGCCACGGTGAGCATCCAGCGGGCGTTCAAGCAGCATTTCTATTTTGCCGCCGCTTGCCTTGTGGCCGTGCAGGCGCGCGGGAATCACGCGAGTATCGTTGAATACCAGCAGGTCGCCTGGTTCCAAAAGCGCCAGTAAATCAGGAAAACGACGATGTTCTAGCGCGCTGCTTTGCCCATACACGCACAGCAGACGGCAGTCGCTACGCTGCTCAGAAGGGTAGCGAGCAATTAGCTCGTCGGGTAGCTCGTAATGAAAATCCGCGCGCTGCATGGTGTATGACTCTTAACGTTGATCAAACAGGCGGCATAGGATAGCGCTTTGGCTGGATAAAGTCAGTCGATGCGATTGACCTACCTCAATTTTTACGTATAATGCGCATCCATTGCCGGTATGGCGGAATTGGTAGACGCAGCGGATTCAAAATCCGCCGCCTTTACGGGTGTGCCAGTTCGAGTCTGGCTACCGGCACCATATTCAAAATCAGACGCTTAGGCGTCTTTTTTTGTGTCTGCGATTTGTGTTTTCTCTTGAGAACCTGCATTTATTGGCTTTCTCTTCACTAGCCGTTTTATAGTGAATGAATCGCATTCGATGAAAGACGGACTCTCGCCATGGCCCTTTTTGAGCTGTATAGCCGCAATCTCGCCCAAGAGCAGGTGGCTCATACTCACGATTTTCATCAGCTTATCCTGGCGACCTGCGGCGTGACTGAGCTTTCCATGGAAGGGCAGGGGGAGCGGGTAACCGCCCGACGAGGATGCCTGATTCCCTCTTCGCGCCATCATGAGTTTCAAGGCGATGGCAGCAATCGTACACTTGTGCTGGATATTCCCGTTGCGCACTTGGCGTTACTCGAACAAGGCGGCGAAATTGAGCGCCTTTTCGATAAGCCGCGTTTCTTCAGCGTTCCTCCCGCTTTAAATCAGCTGACTCATGCCTTGGCGCATCAGTTGGAACAGTGCCCCGCACTACAAAATGAAATCGCAATTTTGCTGCTGCGCGCGCTTTACATGTACTTGCAGGATGCCACGCCGACGGCCGCCGCGCAGTTGGGGCAGCACTGTATTAGTGAACGCCTGGATCTTGCTCGCTTAGACGCATGGTTGGATCAACACCTGGCCGATGAGATCCGTGTGGAGCAGCTCGCCGCGCTGTGTGCCTTGAGCCCGGGGCATTTTCACAGCTGCTTTCGTGAGCTAACCGGCGTGACGCCGCTGGCCTATGTACAGCGCAGACGCTTGGAGCACGCGCGTACGCTAGTTCGCCATAGCACGCTCAGCTTGGGCCATATCGCCATGCTAGTGGGCTTTCGTGACCAGGGCAGTTTCTCCCGCGCCTATCGCCGCTACTTTGAACTCTCTCCTTCTTCAGATCGTTAGGCCCTTCCTCTGATCGTTAATCCCTTCTGCTTGCCGCGTTTTGTCTTGTTTGCATGACTTACGGGCAAATCTATCGCAGTGTCGGGCAAGTAATTTGCCCAGTAGCGCTTTAGTCTCTGTAAGATCTTAATTTTACCGGAGAGACCCGATGAGCGTTACATACCAAGACAGCAATGCACGCATGAGCCAAGTCGCCATTCATAACGGCACCGTTTACCTTGCTGGCCAGGTTCCCCCTGATGCCACGGCAGATATGCGTGGCCAAACTGAGCAGGTGCTGGCACGCATTGACCAGCTGCTCGCTCAAGCCGGCACCTCCAAAGAGCACCTGATCTCAGCACAGATCTGGGTGACCAGCATGGCAGAATTCGACCAAATGAATGCCGCTTGGGATGCTTGGGTCGTTCCCGGCCGCCCACCCGTGCGCGCCGCGCTTGAAGCGAACCTCGCTAAGCCTGAGTGGAAGGTTGAAATTATGGTCGTTGCCGCACTGCCGGAGGCCTAATATGCGGGTCATCTCTGCCGAGGAGGTCGCCCGCCACCTAACCTGGGATGGCTTGATCGAGCGGCTGCAAACGACGTTTGTAGAAGGCATTGAGTCTCCTCCCCGTCATCATCATGCGATGCACCGGCCTGACGGCGAAGCCACAATGCTACTCATGCCCGCTTGGGAAACAGCGGGCTATATCGGCGTCAAAATGGTCAACGTGTTTCCACAAAACGCCGATCACGGTATTCCTGCTATTTCGGGGCTTTATCTGCTCAGCGAAGGTAAACACGGCCAGCCGTTGGCCTGTATTGATGGTAGCGAGCTAACGCGTCGCCGTACCGCGGCAGCGTCTGCGCTGGCGGTTAAAGCGTTGGCGAATGCGTCGGCAGAAACGCTGCTGGTCGTGGGCACTGGCAAACTGGCGCCCATGGTGATTGAGGCCCACGCCAGCGTGCGCCCGATCAAGCGCGTGATGATTTGGGGGCGCAGTCGTAGCAAAGCGGCGGCGATTGCCGACGAATACGCTGGGCGCTTTGAAACACAGGTGGTTGAAGACTTGGCCTCAGCCGTCGCGCAAGCCGACATTGTGAGCTGCGTTACGCTTTCGACTCAGCCGATTATCAAAGGCGAGTGGCTCACGCCGGGGACGCATCTGGATTTGATCGGCGCTTTTCGCCCGCAGATGCGTGAAACCGACGCTGAGTGCCTGCGCCGCGCACAGGTATTTGTGGATACCTATGCCGGTGCCAAAGGCGAGGCGGGCGATATTCTTCAAGCGATAGAGGAAGGTGCTTTTCGCTTTAACGATATTAAGGCTGAGCTTGCCGAAGTGCTGTCCGGCACAAAGCCGGGACGTTCTGACCAAGCCGCCATCACGTTATTCAAATCGGTGGGTGCCTCACTTGAAGATTTAGCCGCGGCTATTGAGGTATGGGAATCACTGCCCGAGTAACAATCAATAAATAACGTAACAGGCTGATGCTGATAATAAGACGCTAGATATAACAACCTGTTACGCCACCACGCCAGTCATAACGAAGACCGACTAATAACCAAAACGAGGTGTGTTATGAAAACGAATCAATCCTTACTAATTGCCGCCCTGGCAGCACTGCCCTTGGCCATTGCAAGCGCCAATGCCCAAGCGCAGTCCTATGAAATGGTGATTGCCACCCAGATTCCGGAAGATATGAGTAACAATGAAATCTATCCGGCGCTGATGCATTTTAAAAATCTGGTAGAAGCGCGTACCGACGGTGACCTTGAGATCACTATCTTCGGCGGCGGTCAGCTGGGTTCAGAAGTTGAGAACGGTTCGGAAGTGCAGGGCGGGCGCACGCTGCAGTCGACGATTATTACCGCGGGCGCGATGTCATCGTTTTACGAAGACTATCAAATGGTCACGGCGCCGTTCCTGTTCACTAACTGGCGCCAAGCATGGACCTTTTTTGACAGTGAGTGGTTCGCTGACTTTATGTCCGGCACGATTGAAGCGGCCAATATGCGTTACCTGGGCACCTTTGATGACGGTGGTGGTTTCGTCGCGTTTACCAATAACGTGCACCTGATTAAGACCGTCGAAGATTTAGAAGGGCTTAATATTCGCACCGAGGAAAACCCTGCCCACGTCGCTATTATGCGCTCGCTAGGCGCCTCTGCAACGCCACTGCCTTGGGGCGAGCTGATCACTGCGCTGGAAACCGGCCTTGCCGATGGCCAGTTCAATGCGCCGGTGCTCAACACCACGTTTAACTTTGATGCCGTTACCGACTACACCACGCTCACCGGGCATGTGTATAACAGCGCCCCGTGGGTCGTCAGCGAGTCCTGGTATCAGTCGTTGCCTGAAGACTACCAGCAGGTGCTGATTAGCTCTGCGCGGGAAGCCATTCAGCTGAGTCACGGTATGTCAGGAGCGCTGGCAACGACGAGCTGGGTGGAATCCTGTGAACGCTTCGTCGAATGCTACTTAATGCCTGATTCAGAGCGCGAACGCATGGCCGATATTGCCCGTCCGGCATGGCAAACGTGGATCGTCGATGACTTTGGTATGGACGAGACCCGCGTGCAGGGCCTGCTTGATGAAGTCGCCCGCGTCGGCCAGCAAGTGGCAGACGATGACTACCGCATTTATGGTCAATAAAAGCTGGGTCAGTAAAAACAGGGTCAATAAAAACAGGGTCATTAACGGCTAATTCTTAACCAACGCTGGAGCGGCTTTTATGCGCTCCAGCGTGAGGGATGGTGATGGGTGTATTAATACCGTTGCGCCGCCTAAGCGATAGCATCAATCAGGTGGCCATTGTGGTCTGTGTGGGCTGTATCCTGGCAATGTTGGGGATCTCGTTTACCGCCTTTCTTTATAAGCTAGCAACGGGCAGCACGCTGAGCTGGACCTACTCGCTGGCACGGCTATTTCTACCGTGGATCGGCTTTCTTTCCATGACCATTTCGCTGCGCTACGGCGAACATGTGGCCATGACGCTGCTGATACGCAGCCTGCCAAAAATCCTAGTGCAAATTGGAGCGGGGCTCTGCCTGGCGGTGATCGGCTTGTTTGCATTAATGCTGGTTTGGTATGGCTGGGGCTACTTCACCAACGCCACCCAGGTTTACATGGTCTCCGACCAAATCCGTATCCCCAGTAAAGTGACCGCCATTGTGGTGCCGATTAGCGGCGTCATCATGCTGCTCCACTTGGTGCATGGCTTTTCCTTGCTAGAGCACTTTTTAGATGAGAGCGAGATGATCGACGAGCTCATTGAAATCAATGACGGGGAGAGCCGCTCATGACGCCCGCGATTCTAGTATTCGTATTGCTGTTATTTATTGGTGCGCCCGTTGCGGTGGTGATGGCGATGTCGGGGCTAGCGGGTGGTTTCGCGCTGGGCGGTGAACGCATGCTAGGCATTATTGCCGATCGCATGTTCTCTGGCGTTTCCGGCTTTCTATTGATTGCCATTCCCTATTTTATCTTTACCGCTGAACTGATGAACCAGGGCGGGCTAACCCATAAGCTGATCGCGTTTAACAATGCCTTATTCGGCCGTGTGCGCGGATCGCTTTCCCATGTGAATATTTCGGTGTCGGTGTTTTTTGCTGGTCTGACCGGCGCCGCCGTCACGGATACCGTGGCGATTGGTAAAATCATGATCCCCGAGATGAAAAAGCAGGGCTACGACGCCGAGTATGCCGCCGCCGTTACCGCCTGTTCATCGATCATTGGGCCGATCATTCCCCCCAGCGTCGTTATGGTGGTGTACGCCACGCTGCTGCGGGATATTTCGGTGATCGATCTATTTGCAGGGGGCATTATTCCCGGGCTGTTAATGGCGTTAGCACTGCTGGGAATGAGTTTTTTTCTAGCCTGGAAACGTAACTATCCTAAGCAGGCGCCGACGCCGTTTAAGGCCGCGGTGATTGCTCTGCTGGTCGCGCTTCCGGCGATGGTGGTGCCGCTAATTATCATGGGCGGCATTCTCTCCGGGCTTACCACAATTACGGAAGCCTCCGGCTTTGCCGCCGTTTACGCCATCATCATTGGCACCGTGTTCTACCGCAATCTTACCTGGCGCAAAATATGGGACTCGCTGGTGACCACCGTGCGCTTTTCAGGCGTGGTGTTCTTTCTGTTGGCAACGTCTGCGGTACTGGGCTGGTTCGTCACGCGCTCGGGCATTGCCCGCGACGCCGCAAGCTTGATTACCACCTTTAGCGATATGGCCTTTGTGCAGCTGATGCTGGTATGCCTGCTACTGTTAGTGATTGGCACGGTGATGGATGTATTGCCTGCATTAGTCGTGATTGCCCCGGTGTTAGTGCCCGCGATGATTCAGCTTGGTTTTGATCCGCTGCACTTCGCTATTTTAATGATTGTGGTGCTGAATATCTCCAATGTAACGCCGCCGGTAGGGATGACGCTAATGACCGCCGCGCGAATAGCCGAGGTGCCCTATGAGCGGGCAATTATTGCCTCGCTACCGTTCTACGTCTCGTTTCTGGTGGTGATTGTGCTGCTAGCCGCATTTCCAGCGCTTTCCACCTGGATTCCTTCTTTACTCTAATGGGCTCAGGGGTTGTACGAAACGTCAGCGAAGGCAGGTTGTTCTCGTCAAGAACCTAAGGATTGCGAACTTAATCATGAAATGTTTCTACCATCCCGACCAGGCCGCTCATGCGCCGCCAACGTTTTTACTGCGCGGGCAGCCTGCGCCGTCTCCGGAAGGGCCGGTGCGCGCGGAGCTGCTCTCGCAAGGTTTGGCCATTGCAGGGCTTACGCTGACAGCGCCTAGCGAAGCGGATTCTCCTCGGCTACGTATGCGTTTAGAGCAGATTCATACGCCGCGCTACCTGCAGTTTTTGGAGACTATTTACGCGCGCTGGCAGGCACTGCCCAATGCAGCGGCGTTTGTCGCGCCGAATATTCATCCTTGTGGGGGCGGTCACCACTACCCGCGCCATCCTCTTGGCCAAGCGGGCTGGCATTTGCACGATATGGCCTGCCCGCTCAGTGCCACAAGCTTTCAGGGCGCGCTGGCCTCCGCCGCGACGGCTGAAGCCGCTGCAGAAGAAGTGCTTAACGGCGCGCCGAATGCCTACGCGCTTTGCCGCCCGCCGGGCCATCATGCTGGGCCCGAGCGCGCCGGTGGCTTTTGCCTGCTTAATAATGCCGCGCTGGCGGCCACGGTGCTACGCGAGCGCTTTGCCAAGGTGGCGATCATTGATGTGGATCTGCATCATGGTAACGGCACCCAGGATATTTTCTACGCCCGCAGCGACGTGTGGACCGGTTCGCTGCACGCCGACCCCAGCGACTTCTACCCGTTCTTTTGGGGCGGCGCCGATGAAGAGGGCTGTGGCGAGGGCTTAGACGCCAACGTCAATTTGCCGTTGCCTGTCGGAAGCGATGGCGAGGTGTTTCTAGATGCGCTGGCGGTGTTAATTGATCATCTTCAGAGCTATGCACCCGATGCAGTGGTAGTGGCGCTGGGGTTGGATGCTCATAAAGACGACCCGTTAGCCGGCCTGAACGTGGAAACCGACGCCTTTTTCGATGTGGGCAAGCGCTTAGCCGCGCTGTCGCTGCCCACGGTAATTATTCAGGAAGGTGGCTATCCTACCGAGCATTTAAGCGCCAACTTGGCTGCCTTTATGCAGGGCTTTGCGCCATGAAGCCCACCGGCTTTTACTGGCACGAGCGCTGCTTTTGGCATGACCAAGGGGCAATAGGCGTATTTTCCGCACCCGGTGAGTTTTTACAGCCCCAGGCGGCGTCTGAAAGCCCGGAGAGCAAGCGTCGGTTAAAAAACATTCTCGAAGCCAGCGGGCTGATTGACGAACTTCACGTCGTGAAACCACCGGCGGTAACGATTGATGATCTGCTGCGTTTTCACACCCCGCGCTATTTAAATCTGCTTCAGGCAGGTGACAAAAGCCAAGGCGGTAACGGTGGTGACTGCGCGCCCTTTATGCCCGGCAGCTGGGCGGCGGCTACTCAGTCGGCGGGGTTGGCGGTGGCGGCTGTTGAGGCGGTAGCGCTGGGCGACGTAAGCAACGCTTACGCGCTATGCCGCCCGCCTGGCCACCACGCAGAAGCTGATCAAGGCCGCGGTTTTTGCCTGCTGGGCAACATTCCCGTGGCGGTGATGCGCGCCCGCGCCTTAGGGCAGGTGACGCGCGTGGCGATACTCGATTGGGATGTTCACCACGGCAACGGACAGCAGGCCGCCTTTTACAGCGAGCCTGACGTGTTCACGGTGTCGCTCCATCAAGCGGCTAACTACCCGCTGGAAACCGGTAGCTTTGACGAGCAGGGCGAAGGCCCGGGTCTCGGCGCCAATCTTAATTTACCGCTGCCGCCGGGCTGTGGCTTAGGCGCCTACGCGCACGCCATGGAAACGCTGGTACTGCCTGCGCTGGAAGCCTTTGCGCCTGAATTGATCGTCGTGGCCTGCGGCTATGATGCCTGCGCCAAAGACCCGCTAGGTAAAATGCTGCTCAATACCGAAGCGTTCGCCCGCATGACGGCTCAGCTGA
This DNA window, taken from Vreelandella profundi, encodes the following:
- a CDS encoding histone deacetylase family protein, whose amino-acid sequence is MKCFYHPDQAAHAPPTFLLRGQPAPSPEGPVRAELLSQGLAIAGLTLTAPSEADSPRLRMRLEQIHTPRYLQFLETIYARWQALPNAAAFVAPNIHPCGGGHHYPRHPLGQAGWHLHDMACPLSATSFQGALASAATAEAAAEEVLNGAPNAYALCRPPGHHAGPERAGGFCLLNNAALAATVLRERFAKVAIIDVDLHHGNGTQDIFYARSDVWTGSLHADPSDFYPFFWGGADEEGCGEGLDANVNLPLPVGSDGEVFLDALAVLIDHLQSYAPDAVVVALGLDAHKDDPLAGLNVETDAFFDVGKRLAALSLPTVIIQEGGYPTEHLSANLAAFMQGFAP
- a CDS encoding class II histone deacetylase; amino-acid sequence: MKPTGFYWHERCFWHDQGAIGVFSAPGEFLQPQAASESPESKRRLKNILEASGLIDELHVVKPPAVTIDDLLRFHTPRYLNLLQAGDKSQGGNGGDCAPFMPGSWAAATQSAGLAVAAVEAVALGDVSNAYALCRPPGHHAEADQGRGFCLLGNIPVAVMRARALGQVTRVAILDWDVHHGNGQQAAFYSEPDVFTVSLHQAANYPLETGSFDEQGEGPGLGANLNLPLPPGCGLGAYAHAMETLVLPALEAFAPELIVVACGYDACAKDPLGKMLLNTEAFARMTAQLKALAERCCEGKLVVIHEGGYSEGYVPLCGHAVIQTLAGSTTTVPDPQNDEIAAWGYQALQPHQQALIEGWCQQWEHAKR
- a CDS encoding TRAP transporter large permease, which translates into the protein MTPAILVFVLLLFIGAPVAVVMAMSGLAGGFALGGERMLGIIADRMFSGVSGFLLIAIPYFIFTAELMNQGGLTHKLIAFNNALFGRVRGSLSHVNISVSVFFAGLTGAAVTDTVAIGKIMIPEMKKQGYDAEYAAAVTACSSIIGPIIPPSVVMVVYATLLRDISVIDLFAGGIIPGLLMALALLGMSFFLAWKRNYPKQAPTPFKAAVIALLVALPAMVVPLIIMGGILSGLTTITEASGFAAVYAIIIGTVFYRNLTWRKIWDSLVTTVRFSGVVFFLLATSAVLGWFVTRSGIARDAASLITTFSDMAFVQLMLVCLLLLVIGTVMDVLPALVVIAPVLVPAMIQLGFDPLHFAILMIVVLNISNVTPPVGMTLMTAARIAEVPYERAIIASLPFYVSFLVVIVLLAAFPALSTWIPSLL
- a CDS encoding TRAP transporter small permease, translated to MGVLIPLRRLSDSINQVAIVVCVGCILAMLGISFTAFLYKLATGSTLSWTYSLARLFLPWIGFLSMTISLRYGEHVAMTLLIRSLPKILVQIGAGLCLAVIGLFALMLVWYGWGYFTNATQVYMVSDQIRIPSKVTAIVVPISGVIMLLHLVHGFSLLEHFLDESEMIDELIEINDGESRS
- the dctP gene encoding TRAP transporter substrate-binding protein DctP, encoding MKTNQSLLIAALAALPLAIASANAQAQSYEMVIATQIPEDMSNNEIYPALMHFKNLVEARTDGDLEITIFGGGQLGSEVENGSEVQGGRTLQSTIITAGAMSSFYEDYQMVTAPFLFTNWRQAWTFFDSEWFADFMSGTIEAANMRYLGTFDDGGGFVAFTNNVHLIKTVEDLEGLNIRTEENPAHVAIMRSLGASATPLPWGELITALETGLADGQFNAPVLNTTFNFDAVTDYTTLTGHVYNSAPWVVSESWYQSLPEDYQQVLISSAREAIQLSHGMSGALATTSWVESCERFVECYLMPDSERERMADIARPAWQTWIVDDFGMDETRVQGLLDEVARVGQQVADDDYRIYGQ
- a CDS encoding ornithine cyclodeaminase family protein, giving the protein MRVISAEEVARHLTWDGLIERLQTTFVEGIESPPRHHHAMHRPDGEATMLLMPAWETAGYIGVKMVNVFPQNADHGIPAISGLYLLSEGKHGQPLACIDGSELTRRRTAAASALAVKALANASAETLLVVGTGKLAPMVIEAHASVRPIKRVMIWGRSRSKAAAIADEYAGRFETQVVEDLASAVAQADIVSCVTLSTQPIIKGEWLTPGTHLDLIGAFRPQMRETDAECLRRAQVFVDTYAGAKGEAGDILQAIEEGAFRFNDIKAELAEVLSGTKPGRSDQAAITLFKSVGASLEDLAAAIEVWESLPE